Proteins from a genomic interval of Zingiber officinale cultivar Zhangliang chromosome 2A, Zo_v1.1, whole genome shotgun sequence:
- the LOC122043625 gene encoding uncharacterized protein LOC122043625, which yields MYDMNALESEGMVYESDALELRDIVYDLNALKIKDTLYGLNALDIGGMVFDLDALEIWRNAAPKKIARHPFVINRTQSLILFPSAIRMEASSVALLLASLLFSAASAVDYTATNNAGGTPGGARFDSEIGLDYSKQVLADASSFCWSIFQQPTEADRRSVQRIALIVESMDGVAYNSNDEIHLSADYVAGYSGDVRTEITGVLYHEVTHSWQWNGRGAANGGLIEGIADFVRLKAGYAPGHWVGPGGGDRWDQGYDVTAQFLDYCEGLMAGFVAQLNAKMRDGYSDDFFQQLLGKTVDQLWTDYKAQYSG from the exons ATGTATGACATGAATGCCTTAGAGAGCGAAGGCATGGTATATGAGTCGGATGCTTTGGAACTTAGAGATATAGTATATGACTTGAATGCCTTGAAGATTAAAGACACATTGTATGGCTTGAATGCCTTAGACATTGGAGGTATGGTGTTTGATCTGGATGCCCTGGAGATTTGGAG AAACGCGGCCCCAAAAAAGATAGCTAGGCATCCTTTTGTTATAAATAGGACCCAATCTTTGATCCTTTTCCCATCGGCGATCAGAATGGAAGCCTCCTCAGTAGCTTTGCTCCTTGCTTCCCTGCTCTTCTCCGCAGCCTCCGCCGTCGACTACACGGCGACCAACAACGCCGGCGGCACCCCGGGAGGCGCCCGGTTCGACTCCGAGATCGGCCTCGACTACAGCAAGCAGGTGCTGGCCGACGCCTCCTCCTTCTGCTGGTCCATTTTCCAGCAACCCACCGAGGCTGATCGCAGGTCGGTGCAGCGCATCGCGCTCATCGTCGAGTCCATGGACGGCGTCGCCTACAACTCCAACGACGAGATCCACCTCAGCGCAGACTACGTCGCGGGCTATAGCGGCGACGTGCGGACCGAGATCACCGGCGTGCTGTACCACGAGGTAACGCACTCGTGGCAGTGGAACGGGCGCGGCGCCGCCAACGGAGGCCTCATCGAGGGGATCGCCGACTTCGTTCGGCTCAAAGCCGGCTACGCGCCGGGGCACTGGGTGGGGCCCGGCGGAGGGGACCGGTGGGACCAGGGGTACGACGTGACGGCCCAGTTCCTGGACTACTGCGAGGGGCTGATGGCCGGCTTCGTGGCGCAGCTGAACGCGAAGATGAGGGACGGCTACAGCGACGACTTCTTCCAGCAGTTGCTGGGGAAGACGGTGGACCAACTCTGGACCGACTACAAGGCCCAGTACAGTggctaa